A single region of the Hoeflea prorocentri genome encodes:
- a CDS encoding response regulator, translated as MIDPHHILVVEDDPVARATLASYFEAAKYRVTEAEDGEAMWKRLANTPVDLILLDINLPGEDGFSLLRELRRTSDVAVIMVTGKTDALDRILGLELGAHDYVTKPFNARELMARAKNLIRLTRAARIAVAQDSALYFDGWMLDKTARRLTSPEGRDVTLTRGEFDLLAILVNCAGRAMTRDSLLDHVSHRDGDPYDRTIDVLIGRLRRKIEADPKEPRRLITVHGVGYMFVPPASDAKQRTQASVDPGAAFVNR; from the coding sequence GGTGGCCCGCGCCACGCTGGCCTCCTATTTTGAGGCGGCCAAGTATCGCGTAACCGAAGCAGAAGATGGCGAAGCGATGTGGAAGAGGCTCGCCAACACTCCGGTTGATCTGATCCTGCTGGACATCAACCTGCCTGGAGAGGACGGGTTTTCGCTGTTGCGTGAACTCAGGCGCACATCCGATGTCGCGGTTATCATGGTAACCGGCAAAACCGACGCTTTAGACCGCATCCTTGGGCTGGAACTGGGTGCGCACGACTATGTGACCAAACCGTTCAACGCGCGAGAGCTTATGGCACGCGCCAAGAACCTGATCCGGCTGACCCGCGCCGCCCGCATCGCTGTCGCTCAGGACAGCGCGCTCTACTTCGACGGTTGGATGTTGGACAAGACAGCGCGCCGCTTGACATCGCCTGAAGGCAGGGATGTCACGCTGACCAGGGGTGAGTTCGATCTTCTCGCCATCCTGGTCAACTGCGCCGGACGCGCAATGACACGTGACAGCCTGCTCGATCATGTCAGCCATCGTGACGGCGATCCCTATGACCGCACGATCGATGTGCTGATCGGGCGCTTGCGCCGCAAGATTGAAGCCGATCCCAAGGAACCGCGCCGACTGATCACGGTTCACGGTGTAGGCTATATGTTTGTTCCTCCGGCATCAGACGCCAAGCAAAGGACGCAGGCCTCTGTTGATCCCGGAGCCGCCTTTGTCAATCGCTGA